A genomic segment from Parafrankia irregularis encodes:
- a CDS encoding AAA family ATPase gives MPPDAPVLVLDGPPGAGKTSLLARMVPVLGDECLWFTEPNARLSTGLRTPVHPSNAGHSLWFLRHELDKARACARLAADPATRLLVCDRNHLGALAYCWATRADDSLPYRTARDFYARHIAPALPERVLTVILLVSPGESLTRRGNVAERPRWKQWFDEELLQRLHTFYTDIAPTLCPTPPLIIETDGASPDTVLAQVSGLLADAGLTDTAATLTTTTPNVRPALDPRFRTVYHALGGLESFGHPFTEPLDHRGGTVQLCQLGALHRDATGHTRLWDLLAEPTRRAG, from the coding sequence ATGCCCCCTGACGCCCCCGTCCTCGTCCTCGACGGGCCCCCCGGAGCCGGCAAGACCTCCCTGCTCGCGCGGATGGTGCCCGTCCTGGGCGACGAGTGCCTGTGGTTCACCGAACCCAACGCACGGCTGAGCACCGGCCTACGGACTCCCGTGCATCCCTCCAACGCGGGACACAGCCTGTGGTTCCTGCGGCACGAGCTGGACAAGGCCCGCGCCTGCGCCCGGCTCGCCGCCGACCCCGCCACCCGGCTGCTGGTCTGCGACCGCAACCACCTCGGCGCCCTTGCCTACTGCTGGGCGACCCGCGCGGACGACAGCCTGCCCTACCGCACCGCCCGCGACTTCTACGCCCGCCACATCGCCCCCGCCCTACCCGAACGGGTCCTCACCGTGATCCTGCTGGTCAGCCCCGGCGAGAGCCTGACACGCCGCGGGAACGTGGCCGAACGGCCCCGCTGGAAACAGTGGTTCGACGAAGAACTGCTGCAGCGACTGCACACCTTCTACACCGACATCGCCCCGACCCTGTGCCCCACCCCACCACTGATCATCGAGACCGACGGAGCCAGCCCGGACACCGTCCTCGCCCAGGTCAGCGGCCTCCTCGCCGACGCCGGCCTCACCGACACCGCGGCGACCCTCACCACCACCACCCCAAACGTCCGCCCGGCACTCGACCCGCGCTTCCGGACCGTCTACCACGCTCTTGGCGGGCTGGAGAGCTTCGGTCACCCCTTCACCGAACCGCTCGACCACCGCGGCGGCACGGTCCAGCTGTGCCAACTCGGCGCCCTGCACCGCGACGCGACGGGCCACACCCGGCTGTGGGACCTGCTGGCCGAACCCACACGCAGGGCCGGCTGA
- a CDS encoding carbamoyltransferase family protein — protein MTAPTPVVAGINLGHDGGAALITDTTMVAISEERLNRTRYSPGWQAALLYCLRAADIPLEDVDLIAVSGIGHHPPTAAETGLTHLGVTPARIIPIDHHLSHAYTAYCLSPHDEATVLVVDGGGNHHDTETFYAATRDGIHRLGGNPATRPRAGAIGATYEAFTNWLGWHEQEAGKTMALASYGNPDAHHTPLFDVTGATVQGRLTHTHAPGVAELARQTGADFGPSDSRGGHPRGIDAAAYVQAQTEQALCALAEQTIAATGLTNLCFAGGVALNCVAADKLRRLDTVTGYFAPPASSDRGQALGCALYAWHQVTGDLPRRPLTHDYFGRTYTDTEIEQALTRDPRSGLVERRRTPYRWRRESDIAATAAQMISAGHIIGWFQGGSELGPRALGARSILADPRTTTSSDALNHRIKHREPFRPFAPAVLASHAPEWFDLDVPSPYMLLAPPVRPGRADRIAGVVHVNRTARVQTVDPHSAPTFASLIEHFHQITGTPLVLNTSLNDREPIVETPAHALATFQACDLDALCIGDYLVERD, from the coding sequence ATGACCGCCCCCACCCCGGTCGTCGCCGGCATCAACCTCGGCCACGACGGCGGCGCCGCCCTCATCACCGACACCACAATGGTCGCGATCAGCGAGGAACGCCTCAACCGCACCCGCTACAGCCCCGGCTGGCAGGCCGCCCTCCTGTACTGCCTACGCGCCGCCGACATACCGCTGGAAGACGTCGACCTGATCGCGGTCAGCGGCATCGGACACCACCCACCCACCGCGGCCGAGACCGGCCTCACCCACCTCGGCGTAACCCCCGCGCGGATCATCCCCATTGACCACCACCTCAGCCACGCGTACACGGCATACTGCCTCAGCCCCCACGACGAGGCGACCGTCCTCGTCGTCGACGGCGGCGGGAACCACCACGACACCGAGACCTTCTACGCCGCCACCCGCGACGGCATCCACCGACTCGGCGGCAACCCGGCCACCCGGCCCCGCGCCGGCGCCATCGGCGCCACCTACGAGGCGTTCACGAACTGGCTCGGATGGCACGAACAGGAAGCCGGCAAGACGATGGCCCTCGCCTCCTACGGCAACCCGGACGCCCACCACACCCCGCTGTTCGACGTCACCGGCGCCACCGTCCAAGGCCGTCTCACCCACACCCACGCCCCCGGCGTCGCCGAGCTCGCGCGGCAGACCGGCGCCGACTTCGGCCCGTCTGACAGCCGGGGCGGCCACCCGCGTGGCATCGACGCCGCGGCGTACGTCCAGGCCCAGACCGAACAGGCCCTGTGCGCCCTGGCCGAGCAGACCATCGCCGCCACCGGGCTGACCAACCTGTGCTTCGCTGGCGGCGTCGCCCTCAACTGCGTGGCCGCCGACAAGCTCCGCCGCCTGGACACGGTCACCGGATACTTCGCGCCCCCAGCCTCCTCCGACCGGGGCCAGGCCCTCGGCTGCGCCCTCTACGCCTGGCACCAGGTGACCGGCGACCTCCCGCGCCGGCCACTCACCCACGACTACTTCGGCCGCACCTACACCGACACCGAGATCGAGCAGGCCCTCACCCGAGACCCGCGCTCCGGACTGGTCGAACGCCGCCGCACCCCCTACCGGTGGCGGCGCGAAAGCGACATCGCCGCCACCGCCGCCCAGATGATCTCCGCAGGCCACATCATCGGCTGGTTCCAGGGCGGCAGCGAACTCGGCCCCCGCGCCCTCGGCGCCCGCAGCATCCTCGCCGACCCCCGCACCACCACCAGCTCCGACGCCCTGAACCACCGCATCAAGCACCGCGAACCGTTCCGGCCGTTCGCGCCTGCCGTCCTCGCCAGCCACGCACCCGAGTGGTTCGACCTCGACGTCCCCAGCCCCTACATGCTGCTCGCCCCGCCGGTCAGACCGGGCCGCGCGGACAGGATCGCAGGAGTCGTCCACGTCAACCGGACCGCCCGCGTCCAGACCGTCGACCCGCACTCCGCCCCGACGTTCGCCTCCCTGATCGAGCACTTCCACCAGATCACCGGAACCCCGCTCGTGCTCAACACGAGCCTCAACGACCGGGAACCCATCGTGGAAACCCCGGCACACGCCCTGGCGACCTTCCAGGCATGCGACCTCGACGCCCTGTGCATCGGTGACTACCTCGTCGAACGGGACTGA